The following coding sequences are from one Burkholderia stabilis window:
- a CDS encoding fucose-binding lectin II: MPILSASITSAPVVTSETYVDIPGLYLDLAKENIRDGKLLVTLNVPTPYATGNNFPGIYFVITTNKGIVADGAFSYFSKVPENPSRTPFTLVVAIDAADGHTFVKGQWKSVRGSAMHIDSFASLSAIGETAAPSSSQGGGNQGAEAGGGNGTGNAGNIGGGGERDGTFNLPANIKFGVTALANAANEQTIDIYIDDNPKPAATFKGAGTHDENLGTKVLDSGKGRVRVIVTVNGKPSRLGSRQVDIFKKSFFGIVGSEDGTDDDYNDGIVFLNWPLG, translated from the coding sequence ATGCCCATCCTTTCGGCTTCGATCACCAGCGCGCCTGTCGTGACGTCCGAGACTTACGTCGACATCCCCGGCCTGTATCTCGATCTCGCGAAAGAAAACATTCGCGACGGCAAGCTGCTGGTCACGCTCAACGTGCCGACGCCGTACGCCACCGGCAACAATTTTCCCGGCATCTATTTCGTCATTACGACCAACAAGGGGATCGTCGCGGACGGCGCGTTCTCGTACTTCTCCAAGGTGCCGGAGAATCCGAGCCGCACGCCGTTCACGCTCGTCGTCGCCATCGACGCTGCCGACGGCCACACGTTCGTGAAAGGCCAGTGGAAAAGCGTGCGCGGCAGCGCGATGCACATCGATTCGTTCGCGAGCCTTTCCGCGATCGGTGAAACGGCCGCGCCATCGTCGTCGCAAGGCGGCGGGAATCAGGGCGCCGAAGCAGGCGGCGGCAATGGAACCGGCAACGCCGGCAACATCGGCGGCGGCGGCGAACGCGACGGCACGTTCAACCTGCCGGCCAACATCAAGTTCGGCGTGACCGCGCTCGCGAACGCGGCGAACGAGCAGACGATCGACATCTACATCGACGACAACCCGAAGCCGGCCGCGACGTTCAAGGGCGCCGGCACGCACGACGAGAACCTCGGCACGAAGGTGCTCGACTCCGGCAAGGGACGCGTGCGCGTGATCGTGACGGTGAACGGCAAACCGTCGCGCCTCGGCTCGCGGCAGGTCGACATCTTCAAGAAGTCGTTCTTCGGGATCGTCGGGTCGGAAGACGGCACCGACGACGACTACAACGACGGCATCGTGTTCCTGAACTGGCCGCTCGGTTAA
- the leuA gene encoding 2-isopropylmalate synthase, producing the protein MLKNPATKYRPFTPVNLPNRMWPSRTITQAPIWMSTDLRDGNQSLFEPMDATRKMRMFKTLVAIGFKEIEVAFPSASETDFNFVRELIEGGHIPDDVTIEVLTQARDDLIERTFDSLRGAKRAIVHLYNATAPEFRKIVFGLDRDGVKQLAVNAARTIKRFADAATDTHFTLQYSPETFTATELDFAKEVCDAVFDVWQPTPEHKAIVNLPATVEVGSPNFYADQVEWMHRNLARRDALIVSVHPHNDRGTAVAAAELAVMAGADRIEGCLFGNGERTGNVDLVTLALNLYTQGVDPGLDFSQINEIARTAEECTQLPIHPRHPYVGDLVFTAFSGSHQDAIKKGFAVQRPDAVWEMPYLPIDPSDLGRTYDSIIRVNSQSGKGGIAYLLEQGYGVALPRRLQVDFSAAVQRLTDDSGHEVSSAQIWSLFQQEYVEGDAPLHYVGHELSERDGRETIVLTADVHGERRVLRGEGNGPLDALMHALRTPLKIQHYEERALSQGADAKAIAIAELAGSGVRGSAFGVGIDANLTTASIRAVISGVNRAYVRADEAAQATFFAAQPAVKAVA; encoded by the coding sequence ATGCTGAAGAACCCTGCGACGAAGTACCGACCGTTTACGCCCGTCAACCTGCCGAACCGGATGTGGCCGTCGCGCACGATCACGCAAGCGCCGATCTGGATGAGCACCGACCTGCGCGACGGCAACCAGTCGCTGTTCGAGCCGATGGACGCGACGCGCAAGATGCGGATGTTCAAGACGCTGGTCGCGATCGGTTTCAAGGAGATCGAGGTGGCGTTCCCGTCGGCGTCGGAAACCGACTTCAACTTCGTGCGCGAACTGATCGAAGGCGGCCACATTCCCGACGACGTGACGATCGAGGTGTTGACGCAGGCGCGCGACGACCTGATCGAGCGCACTTTCGACTCGCTGCGCGGCGCGAAGCGCGCGATCGTGCACCTGTACAACGCGACCGCGCCGGAATTCCGCAAGATCGTGTTCGGGCTCGATCGCGACGGCGTGAAGCAGCTCGCGGTGAACGCGGCGCGCACGATCAAGCGCTTCGCCGACGCCGCGACCGATACGCATTTCACGCTGCAATACAGCCCGGAAACCTTCACGGCGACCGAGCTCGACTTCGCGAAGGAAGTCTGCGACGCCGTATTCGACGTATGGCAGCCGACGCCCGAGCACAAGGCGATCGTGAACCTGCCGGCCACCGTCGAAGTCGGCTCGCCGAACTTCTACGCGGACCAGGTCGAATGGATGCACCGCAACCTCGCGCGGCGCGATGCGCTGATCGTGTCGGTGCATCCGCACAACGATCGCGGCACCGCGGTCGCGGCGGCCGAACTCGCGGTGATGGCCGGCGCGGACCGGATCGAGGGCTGCCTGTTCGGCAACGGCGAGCGTACCGGCAACGTCGATCTCGTTACGCTCGCGCTGAACCTGTACACGCAGGGCGTCGATCCGGGCCTCGATTTCTCGCAGATCAACGAAATCGCGCGCACGGCCGAGGAATGCACGCAGTTGCCGATCCATCCGCGTCATCCGTACGTCGGCGACCTGGTGTTCACCGCGTTCTCCGGCTCGCACCAGGATGCGATCAAGAAAGGCTTCGCGGTGCAGCGCCCCGACGCCGTGTGGGAAATGCCGTACTTGCCGATCGATCCGAGCGATCTCGGCCGTACTTATGATTCGATCATTCGCGTGAACAGCCAGTCGGGCAAGGGCGGCATCGCGTACCTGCTCGAACAGGGTTATGGCGTTGCGTTGCCGCGCCGCCTGCAGGTCGATTTCAGCGCGGCCGTGCAGCGCCTGACCGACGACAGCGGACACGAAGTGTCGAGCGCGCAGATCTGGTCGCTGTTCCAGCAGGAGTACGTGGAAGGCGATGCGCCGCTGCACTATGTCGGCCATGAACTGTCGGAGCGCGACGGCCGCGAGACGATCGTGCTGACCGCCGACGTGCACGGCGAGCGCCGCGTGCTGCGCGGCGAAGGCAACGGTCCGCTCGACGCGCTGATGCACGCGCTGCGCACGCCGCTGAAGATTCAGCACTACGAGGAACGCGCGTTGTCGCAGGGCGCGGATGCGAAGGCGATCGCGATCGCGGAACTGGCCGGGTCGGGCGTGCGAGGCAGCGCGTTCGGCGTGGGCATCGACGCGAACCTGACCACCGCGTCGATCCGCGCGGTGATCAGCGGCGTCAACCGCGCGTATGTGCGCGCGGACGAAGCGGCGCAGGCGACGTTTTTTGCCGCGCAGCCCGCGGTGAAGGCCGTCGCGTAA
- a CDS encoding Fic family protein, with amino-acid sequence MLTFVHHNLRVLNPGFDSPLVDVLTELEHLRRLQISGTTPPALYYQMKSIFHIMESLGSARIEGNNTTLADYVESRIEGTASASDHLKEIANIERAMAFAEDAVNRETPITASFIRELHHIAVSDLEREGDRTPGAFRTGPVRISKSNHIPPEHIAVPEYIDELVDFINGDDPPKYDLMKVALAHHRFGWIHPFSNGNGRVVRLLTHAMLIKYGFRVHSGGDRILNPTAVFCNDRERYYAMLAEADAGTNEGLEVWCVYVLEGILDELKKVDRLADFDYLTRYILEPALAYARERRLITPLEYGVLLKAVKLGEVKSADLADALPGMSSTQRTYQIKKLVERQMLQPLAEGARTYMAGFTNSFLLRGVLQALADNGFVSDQLSGVARH; translated from the coding sequence ATGCTTACATTTGTCCACCATAACCTGCGAGTGCTGAACCCTGGTTTCGATTCCCCGTTGGTTGACGTATTGACCGAACTGGAGCATCTCAGAAGGTTGCAGATATCGGGCACGACGCCCCCAGCGCTGTACTACCAGATGAAGAGCATCTTCCACATCATGGAGAGCCTGGGGTCGGCACGGATCGAGGGGAACAACACGACGCTCGCGGACTATGTCGAGAGCCGGATCGAAGGTACGGCAAGTGCCAGTGATCACCTGAAAGAAATCGCCAACATCGAGAGGGCGATGGCATTCGCCGAGGATGCGGTGAATCGTGAGACACCCATCACGGCCTCTTTTATTCGCGAGTTGCATCACATTGCGGTCTCGGATCTTGAGCGAGAAGGCGACCGCACGCCCGGCGCATTTCGGACGGGGCCAGTACGCATCAGCAAGTCGAACCATATTCCCCCCGAACATATCGCTGTACCAGAGTACATCGACGAACTCGTCGATTTCATCAATGGCGACGATCCACCCAAATATGACTTGATGAAGGTCGCGCTTGCACATCATCGCTTTGGCTGGATACATCCGTTCTCGAATGGTAACGGTCGAGTCGTGCGGTTATTGACGCATGCAATGCTGATCAAGTACGGGTTTCGAGTTCACTCCGGCGGTGATCGCATCCTCAATCCGACAGCGGTCTTCTGTAATGACCGCGAGCGTTACTACGCCATGCTTGCGGAGGCGGACGCGGGAACGAACGAGGGGCTCGAGGTATGGTGCGTTTACGTTCTCGAGGGCATTTTGGATGAACTCAAGAAGGTGGACCGGTTGGCGGATTTTGACTACTTAACCCGCTATATCCTGGAACCGGCCCTTGCTTATGCTCGCGAGCGTCGTCTAATCACACCATTAGAGTATGGCGTGTTGCTGAAAGCGGTGAAGCTCGGTGAAGTAAAGTCGGCGGATCTCGCTGACGCATTGCCGGGCATGTCTTCTACTCAACGGACGTATCAAATCAAGAAGCTCGTTGAGCGCCAGATGCTTCAGCCGCTTGCCGAGGGCGCACGCACGTATATGGCCGGCTTCACAAACAGCTTTCTGCTACGGGGTGTATTGCAGGCGCTTGCCGATAACGGCTTTGTCTCCGATCAGCTTTCTGGCGTTGCGCGACATTGA
- a CDS encoding NAD(P)/FAD-dependent oxidoreductase translates to MAQRILVIGAGFAGMWSALSAARLLDAHGRTDVEIIVVAPDAHLHVRPRLYEDGPANFRAPLGEIFDAVGVKFVQGTVEHIDVARRAVDVLGSDGHASTLDYDRLVLATGSRLFRPAIPGLAEHTFSVDQTDEAVTLETHIRDLARQPASTARNTVVVAGGGFTGIETAAEMPARVRAALGEHADVRVVIVERNDAIGPDLGAGPRPVIEEALRTLGVTWKLGSGVASVDAGGITTADGERLESSTVIWTAGLRASALTEQIPGRRDATGRLHVDRSLAVDGVPGVYATGDVAYAATDEAGNHTMMSCQHAMNLGRSAGHNAAADLLGLERIPYSQPKYVTCLDLGPWGAVYTEGWDREVKLTGAEAKKLKHQINSEWIYPPRADRAEALAAADPLRIVVA, encoded by the coding sequence GTGGCACAGCGGATTCTTGTTATCGGGGCCGGCTTCGCCGGCATGTGGAGTGCATTGAGCGCGGCACGCTTGCTCGACGCACACGGCCGAACCGACGTGGAGATCATCGTGGTCGCGCCCGATGCGCATCTGCATGTTCGCCCACGCCTTTACGAGGATGGCCCGGCGAATTTCCGCGCGCCGCTCGGCGAGATCTTCGACGCGGTGGGCGTGAAGTTCGTCCAGGGCACGGTCGAGCACATCGACGTGGCGCGCCGGGCCGTCGACGTGCTGGGCTCCGACGGGCACGCGTCGACGCTCGACTACGACCGTCTCGTGCTGGCAACCGGCAGCCGCCTGTTCCGTCCGGCGATTCCGGGTCTGGCCGAGCACACGTTCAGCGTCGATCAGACCGACGAAGCCGTCACACTCGAAACGCATATTCGCGATCTCGCGCGGCAGCCGGCGTCGACCGCGCGCAATACGGTCGTGGTGGCGGGCGGCGGATTCACGGGCATCGAGACGGCGGCGGAAATGCCGGCTCGCGTGCGCGCCGCGCTGGGCGAGCACGCGGACGTGCGCGTCGTGATCGTCGAGCGCAACGACGCCATCGGCCCCGATCTCGGTGCGGGTCCGCGCCCCGTCATCGAGGAGGCGCTGCGCACGCTCGGCGTGACGTGGAAACTCGGGTCCGGTGTCGCGTCGGTCGACGCAGGCGGCATCACGACGGCGGACGGCGAACGGCTCGAATCGAGCACCGTGATCTGGACGGCCGGCCTGCGCGCGAGCGCACTGACCGAACAGATTCCCGGCCGCCGCGACGCAACGGGACGCCTGCATGTCGATCGCAGTCTCGCGGTCGACGGCGTGCCGGGCGTCTATGCGACGGGCGACGTCGCGTATGCGGCAACCGATGAAGCGGGCAACCACACGATGATGTCCTGCCAGCACGCGATGAACCTGGGCCGTTCCGCCGGGCACAACGCGGCGGCCGATCTGCTGGGTCTCGAACGGATTCCGTACAGCCAGCCGAAGTATGTGACGTGCCTGGATCTCGGCCCGTGGGGCGCGGTTTATACGGAAGGTTGGGATCGCGAAGTGAAGTTGACGGGTGCGGAAGCGAAGAAACTCAAGCACCAGATCAATTCGGAGTGGATCTATCCGCCGCGTGCAGATCGCGCGGAAGCGCTGGCAGCCGCGGATCCGTTGCGAATCGTCGTCGCCTGA
- a CDS encoding fucose-binding lectin II, translating to MADSQTSSNRAGEFSIPPNTDFRAIFFANAAEQQHIKLFIGDNKEPAAYHKLTTRDGTREATLNSGNGKIRFEVTVNGKPSATDARLAPINGKKSDGSPYTVNFGIVVSEDGHDSDYNDGIVVLQWPIG from the coding sequence ATGGCCGATTCTCAAACGTCATCCAATCGCGCCGGCGAATTTTCGATTCCGCCGAATACTGATTTCCGCGCGATTTTCTTCGCGAATGCCGCCGAACAACAGCACATCAAGCTGTTTATCGGCGACAACAAGGAACCCGCCGCTTATCACAAGCTGACCACGCGCGACGGTACGCGCGAAGCCACGCTGAATTCCGGCAACGGCAAGATCCGCTTCGAAGTGACGGTGAACGGCAAGCCGTCGGCCACCGACGCGCGCCTCGCGCCGATCAACGGCAAGAAGTCGGACGGTTCGCCGTACACGGTCAACTTCGGGATCGTCGTGTCGGAAGACGGCCACGACAGCGACTACAACGACGGCATCGTCGTGCTGCAGTGGCCGATCGGCTGA
- a CDS encoding RrF2 family transcriptional regulator translates to MSFISTGVEYGLHCLLYLADTSTGVRDASVRDLAEMQGVSVDYAAKLFTRLAKAGIVVSSEGIRGGFTLAKPARDISVQDVVEAIDGDKRLFDCREVRGQCAVFEGDAPAWATRGTCSIHAVMQAAEQAMRDELKKQSLADLAERAWSKAPAGYGPKVVGWFADRAASRGGER, encoded by the coding sequence ATGTCGTTCATCAGCACCGGCGTCGAGTATGGCCTGCATTGCCTGCTCTACCTTGCCGACACTTCCACGGGCGTGCGCGACGCGAGCGTGCGCGATCTGGCCGAGATGCAGGGCGTATCCGTCGATTACGCGGCGAAGCTGTTCACGCGTCTCGCGAAGGCCGGGATCGTCGTGTCCAGCGAGGGCATTCGCGGCGGCTTTACGCTGGCGAAGCCGGCACGCGACATCTCCGTGCAGGATGTCGTCGAAGCGATCGACGGCGACAAGCGGCTGTTCGACTGCCGCGAGGTGCGCGGCCAGTGTGCAGTGTTCGAAGGCGACGCGCCCGCGTGGGCCACGCGCGGCACCTGTTCGATTCATGCAGTGATGCAGGCGGCGGAACAGGCGATGCGCGACGAACTCAAAAAGCAGTCGCTCGCCGATCTCGCCGAGCGCGCGTGGTCGAAAGCGCCGGCCGGTTACGGCCCCAAGGTGGTCGGCTGGTTTGCCGATCGCGCGGCGAGCCGCGGCGGCGAGCGCTGA
- a CDS encoding AraC family transcriptional regulator, with translation MNPVGKALWFIETELNRELTLDRISAGCDMTRFGFSRLFSMNTGWPVMRYVRSRRLTRAARALAQGAPDILHVALDAGYGSHEAFTRAFRDLFGVTPEEVRARRTLDGLSLVEPLRMKELKIIAVAPSRFEASEKRLIAGMSSRYTFDTNEGIPALWQAFVPYIGNIPGQVSDVTYGVCCNPDADGSFEYIAGVEVTHRDRVPAPLRCVELEPQRYAVFEHSGHISTLYQTFYSIWNGWLPASGFKAVDAPEFERYSADYDPATSAGVLEIWLPIEDAQ, from the coding sequence ATGAACCCGGTTGGAAAAGCGCTTTGGTTTATCGAAACCGAACTGAACAGGGAACTGACGCTCGACAGGATTTCCGCCGGTTGCGACATGACGCGCTTCGGCTTTTCGCGCCTGTTCTCGATGAATACCGGCTGGCCGGTGATGCGCTACGTCCGGTCGAGGCGGCTGACGCGCGCGGCGCGGGCACTGGCGCAAGGCGCGCCCGACATCCTTCACGTGGCGCTCGATGCCGGATATGGCTCCCATGAGGCGTTTACGCGCGCCTTCCGCGATCTCTTCGGCGTCACGCCCGAAGAAGTGCGGGCACGGCGCACTCTCGACGGGTTGTCTCTTGTGGAGCCGTTACGCATGAAAGAGCTGAAAATCATCGCCGTTGCACCGTCACGTTTCGAAGCCAGCGAAAAGCGGCTGATCGCGGGCATGAGCAGCCGGTATACGTTTGATACCAATGAAGGGATTCCGGCGCTCTGGCAAGCCTTTGTTCCGTATATCGGCAACATACCGGGCCAGGTCAGCGACGTCACTTACGGCGTGTGCTGCAACCCGGACGCAGATGGCAGCTTCGAGTACATCGCGGGCGTGGAAGTCACGCATCGCGACCGGGTGCCCGCTCCATTGCGTTGTGTCGAACTCGAACCGCAACGTTATGCGGTTTTCGAACACAGCGGGCACATCTCCACGCTTTACCAGACCTTTTACAGCATCTGGAACGGATGGCTGCCGGCGTCGGGATTCAAGGCCGTGGACGCGCCCGAGTTCGAGCGCTACAGCGCGGACTACGATCCGGCCACGAGCGCCGGCGTGCTCGAGATCTGGTTGCCGATAGAAGATGCGCAGTGA
- a CDS encoding HlyD family secretion protein — MSTTVVPEKSARFARRHWIASGAFIAVVALAVFGWRWWTVGRFIEHTDDAYVRADIVTVSPRVAGYVARVAVDDNQPVKRGDVLVALDDRDYRAKLDDAQAAVAAADATLQAEEAAAATLDAQVGQQRSVIEQAQADAAAARAEATRRDADAARYRQLLAESAASGQRWEQAHADALKARAELARASAAVRAQDDQQTVLRRRRMQSTAAIEQARARLAASRAKLALAQLDVEHTVIRATRDGTVGQRAVRAGQYVEVGMPLLAVVPLRDVYVVANFKETQLGAMHDGQPVEIDVDTYSGRTLHGRVLGLAPGSGAEFALLPPDNATGNFTKIVQRVPVKIRLDAPPTGIVLRPGMSVIARVDTRGAPGAGS; from the coding sequence ATGAGCACCACAGTCGTACCTGAAAAATCCGCCCGGTTCGCCCGGCGCCACTGGATCGCCTCGGGCGCCTTCATCGCTGTCGTCGCGCTCGCCGTGTTCGGCTGGCGCTGGTGGACGGTCGGCCGCTTCATCGAGCACACCGACGACGCGTACGTGCGCGCCGACATCGTGACCGTCAGCCCGCGCGTGGCCGGCTACGTCGCGCGGGTGGCCGTCGACGACAACCAGCCGGTCAAGCGCGGCGACGTGCTCGTCGCGCTCGACGACCGCGACTATCGCGCGAAACTCGACGATGCGCAGGCGGCCGTCGCGGCAGCCGATGCGACGCTGCAGGCGGAAGAAGCCGCGGCCGCGACGCTCGACGCGCAAGTCGGCCAGCAGCGCAGCGTGATCGAGCAGGCGCAGGCCGACGCGGCCGCCGCGCGCGCCGAGGCGACACGACGCGATGCGGATGCGGCGCGCTACAGGCAGTTGCTCGCCGAATCGGCCGCGAGCGGGCAACGCTGGGAGCAGGCGCACGCCGACGCGCTGAAGGCGCGCGCCGAACTGGCCCGCGCGAGCGCAGCCGTGCGTGCGCAGGACGACCAGCAGACGGTGCTGCGCCGGCGTCGCATGCAGAGCACGGCCGCGATCGAACAGGCGCGCGCACGGCTTGCGGCGTCCCGCGCGAAGCTCGCGCTCGCGCAACTCGATGTCGAACACACGGTGATCCGCGCGACGCGCGACGGCACGGTCGGCCAGCGCGCGGTGCGGGCTGGCCAGTACGTCGAGGTCGGCATGCCGCTGCTCGCGGTCGTGCCGCTACGCGACGTGTACGTCGTCGCGAACTTCAAGGAGACGCAGCTCGGCGCGATGCACGACGGCCAGCCGGTCGAGATCGACGTCGATACCTATTCGGGCCGCACGCTGCACGGCCGCGTGCTCGGGCTCGCGCCGGGCTCGGGCGCCGAGTTCGCGCTGCTGCCGCCCGACAACGCGACCGGCAACTTCACGAAAATCGTGCAGCGCGTGCCCGTTAAGATCCGGCTCGATGCGCCGCCGACGGGCATCGTGCTGCGGCCCGGCATGTCCGTGATCGCGCGCGTCGATACGCGCGGCGCGCCGGGAGCCGGCTCGTGA
- a CDS encoding efflux transporter outer membrane subunit, producing the protein MRASLLSSLSFDLPVAAASCAPRLAVALLSAATLAACSVGEPYTPPAIDAARTAPFDAAADAPVARGGDLPDRWWQLFDDPALDALVREALAQNRDLAVAAARVARARAMLDEADAARLPDTTAGFGVDYGKHSPDQIVAAAKDTDARTRWGFAPSFAVSWEVDLWGRVGHLVDAARADSDAVQAASDAMRVAVAAETTAAYAQACAYGERIDVAERSIAIADRLAALTARQRAHGLVSDLEVARSRAFADDTRADLPALAGARRAALYELAVLTGNAPGAIPDSAAHCHATPALARPFPIGDGAALLRRRPDLRESERRLAASNARIGVATAELYPSIVLGGSVNWLSTTGDPSSLGDKYAIAWGVGPLITWRFPNLAASRAQLAQARADDTAARASFDAQVLRALKETEQALARYGAEWRRKSVLETARAEHARAYRLAELNYDAGALDFLGVLDAQRSLVAVDSALAASTQQVALDQVAVFKALGGGWQR; encoded by the coding sequence ATGCGCGCCTCGCTCCTCTCTTCGCTTTCCTTCGATTTACCCGTTGCTGCCGCGTCCTGCGCGCCGCGCCTCGCCGTCGCGCTGTTGAGCGCGGCGACGCTTGCCGCATGCTCCGTCGGCGAGCCGTACACGCCGCCCGCGATCGATGCGGCGCGTACCGCACCGTTCGATGCCGCAGCCGACGCACCGGTCGCGCGCGGCGGCGACTTGCCCGATCGCTGGTGGCAACTGTTCGACGATCCGGCGTTGGATGCGCTCGTGCGTGAAGCGCTCGCGCAGAACCGCGATCTCGCGGTGGCCGCGGCGCGTGTCGCGCGTGCGCGGGCCATGCTCGACGAAGCGGACGCCGCGCGGTTGCCCGACACGACGGCCGGCTTCGGCGTCGACTACGGCAAGCACTCGCCCGACCAGATCGTCGCGGCTGCGAAAGACACCGACGCACGCACGCGCTGGGGTTTCGCGCCGTCGTTCGCGGTGTCGTGGGAAGTCGATCTGTGGGGGCGCGTCGGCCATCTCGTCGATGCCGCGCGCGCCGATTCGGACGCTGTGCAGGCCGCGTCGGATGCGATGCGCGTCGCGGTGGCCGCAGAGACGACGGCCGCGTATGCGCAAGCGTGCGCATATGGCGAGCGGATCGACGTGGCCGAGCGCTCGATCGCGATCGCCGACCGGCTCGCCGCGCTGACCGCGCGGCAGCGCGCGCACGGGCTGGTGTCCGACCTGGAAGTCGCGCGATCGCGCGCGTTCGCCGACGACACGCGCGCCGACCTGCCGGCGCTTGCAGGCGCACGCCGCGCCGCGTTGTATGAGCTGGCGGTGCTGACCGGAAACGCGCCCGGCGCGATTCCCGATTCGGCCGCGCACTGCCACGCAACGCCCGCGCTGGCTCGACCATTCCCGATCGGTGACGGTGCGGCGTTACTCCGGCGCCGCCCCGACTTGCGCGAAAGCGAGCGCCGGCTCGCCGCGTCGAACGCGCGGATCGGCGTCGCGACGGCTGAGCTGTACCCGTCGATCGTGCTCGGCGGCTCGGTGAACTGGCTGTCGACGACCGGCGATCCGTCGTCGCTCGGCGACAAGTACGCGATCGCCTGGGGCGTCGGGCCGCTCATCACGTGGCGCTTCCCGAATCTTGCGGCGAGCCGCGCGCAACTCGCGCAGGCGCGCGCGGACGATACCGCCGCGCGCGCGTCGTTCGACGCGCAGGTGTTGCGCGCACTGAAGGAAACCGAGCAGGCGCTCGCGCGCTATGGCGCCGAATGGCGGCGCAAGTCCGTGCTCGAAACCGCACGCGCCGAGCACGCCCGCGCTTACCGGCTCGCCGAGCTGAACTACGACGCAGGCGCGCTGGATTTTCTCGGTGTGCTCGACGCGCAGCGCAGCCTCGTCGCGGTCGATTCGGCGCTCGCCGCATCGACGCAGCAGGTCGCGCTCGACCAGGTCGCCGTTTTCAAGGCACTGGGCGGCGGCTGGCAGCGCTAG
- a CDS encoding AraC family transcriptional regulator: MDPFFSARERQDKHKQIAVVASDAASGVLYPPHSHRHGQLIHAISGVMLVHADAGSWVVPTGRAVWVPGGTQHEIRMAGDVQMRSVFVAREVRPSLPHECRVIEVGTLLRELIVTACELPADYDLAHRAGRVLALILDEIEIAPLLSLHVPMPRHPALAALCTQLINEPSSVVTLQSWARDAHMNERTLARTFKRETGMTHGAWCRHARLLLSLPRLAAGTPILELALEHGYDSPSAFAAMFRKALGVPPSEYFRRR; encoded by the coding sequence GTGGACCCATTCTTCAGCGCGCGCGAGCGTCAGGACAAGCACAAGCAGATCGCCGTCGTCGCATCCGATGCGGCGTCCGGCGTTCTGTATCCGCCGCATTCGCACCGGCACGGGCAGCTGATTCACGCGATTTCCGGCGTGATGCTCGTGCATGCGGATGCCGGCAGCTGGGTCGTGCCGACCGGGCGCGCGGTGTGGGTGCCGGGCGGCACGCAGCACGAGATCAGGATGGCCGGCGACGTGCAGATGCGCTCCGTGTTCGTCGCGCGCGAAGTGCGGCCGAGCCTGCCGCACGAGTGCCGCGTGATCGAGGTCGGCACGTTGCTGCGCGAACTGATCGTGACCGCGTGCGAGCTGCCGGCCGACTACGATCTCGCGCATCGCGCGGGCCGCGTGCTCGCGCTGATCCTCGACGAAATCGAGATCGCGCCGCTGCTGTCGCTGCATGTGCCGATGCCGCGCCATCCGGCGCTCGCCGCGCTGTGCACGCAACTGATCAACGAGCCTTCGTCGGTCGTGACGCTGCAGTCGTGGGCGCGCGACGCGCACATGAACGAGCGCACGCTCGCGCGCACGTTCAAGCGCGAGACGGGCATGACGCACGGCGCGTGGTGCCGCCATGCGCGGCTGCTGCTGAGCCTGCCGCGCCTCGCGGCCGGCACGCCGATCCTCGAACTCGCGCTCGAGCACGGCTACGACAGCCCGAGCGCATTCGCGGCGATGTTCCGCAAGGCGCTCGGCGTGCCGCCGAGCGAATACTTCCGGCGGCGGTAA